Below is a genomic region from Pectobacterium polaris.
CAACAATTCCTGCGGCCATCAACCCTGAGGGAACCATATCGGCTTCAACACGGCTGATCAGTAACAACGTACCACTGATTAGCAGCGTTGCGCCAATACCCAAAAGATATCGTGACTGTCCTTGACGAGACTGCTGCGTCTTTAACTCATAGGCCAGCTTATCGACGCTTTGCTTTAACATCTTATGCTGACGTAGCCCGTCATAAAACAGCTCAGGGACTTCCGGCAATTTTTCAGCCCAGAACGGTGCCTTTTCTTTGAGCGCACGGAAAACCGCAGGCAAACCGACCTGTTGTTTCAGCCAGTTTTCCAGAAACGGCTTGGCGGTTTTCCACAGATCGAGCTGCGGATAAAGCTGCCGACCCACGCCTTCGACATACAGCAGCGTTTTTTGTAGCAACACTAGCTGAGGCTGTACTTCCATATTGAAACGACGCGCCGTATTAAACAAATTCAATAATACATGACCGAACGAAATTTCTGCCAACGGCTTCTCGAAGATCGGCTCACAGACCGTACGAATAGCAAACTCAAAATCTGCAACATTCGTGTCCGCAGGCACCCAGCCCGAATCCACATGCAATTCGGCAACTTTGCGATAATCACGGTTGAAGAAGGCAATGAAATTCTCAGCCAGATAGCGCTTATCTTCTTTATTCAACGAACCGACGATACCGCAATCAATACCAATGTATTGCGGGTCTTCTGGGTGCTCGTAGCTGATAAAGATATTGCCGGGATGCATATCTGCGTGGAAGAAACTGTCGCGGAACACCTGCGTGAAGAAAACCTGAACGCCACGTTCTGCCAGTAGCTTCATATCAGTACCATTGGCTGTCAGCGCATCGACATCAGAAACCGGAATACCGTAGATTCGCTCCATCACCAACATGCTTTCGCTGCAATAATCCGAATAAACTTCCGGCACATACAGCATCGGGCTGTTCTCAAAATTACGCCGCAGTTGGATGGCGTTTGCCGCTTCTCGCAGCAAGTTCAGCTCATCAAGCAGCGTTTTTTCATATTCCAGCACCACTTCGCGCGGACGCAGACGACGACCATCCGGCAACAGGTGAGGCAACCAACCCGCCAGACGTTTCATCAGGCGCATATCCGCCTTGATGACAGGCAAAATATCTGGGCGAATAACCTTGATAACGATCTCTTTGCCCGTGCTTTTCAGGCATGCGGTATGCACCTGTGCAATCGAGGCTGAGGCCAGTGGTTTAATGTCAAAATCATCAAACCACTCTTCAAGAGGGATTCCCCCCATCGACAGCTCAATTTGCTCACGCGCCAATTTGCCATCAAACGGCTCAACCTTATCCTGCAACATCGCCAGTTGATCGGCGATAGCCGGTGGGAACAGATCGCGGCGTGTAGACATCATTTGTCCGAACTTAATCCACACGGGCCCCAGTTCCTGAAGCGCCAAACGCAGACGTTCCCCTAAAGGCTTAGTGCGGTGACGATTGGGTAACCAGAACAGCAGACGACGGCCCGCACGTAGCGGAAGCGTCAGACGCATTTTAGGAATAAGTTCGTCCAGACCATAGCTCAACAGCACACGCACAATGCTGTAAAGGCGGCGTAATTCACTGGGCGTCATCGTAAAGCCTCCAGCTTCGCCAGCCGTTCGGACAACGTATCGGCGGATTTATCCAGCGCAACAATTTCCTCATGGAACCAGGCGTTTTCCAGTTTTCCCGGCGCCAGTCGCCACTCTTCCGTTAGCGTCTCAGACAAGAAATGTTGCTGCTGATGTAATGAGCGTCTCAGGAAACTCAGGGTTTTCTGTGCCGTTTGGGTAAGGCCCTGAGCAACAATATCGCCCAGATAGGGGGACAACCACTCCGCCGGATCGAACTCCGCCAGATCAACCAGCACGATGAACTGTTGAACGACTTGAATATCGCCTTCTATCACCAGCTCGCCGCTGCGCATCAGCGACGAGAGCTGCTGACGATCGCGTAATTTCATCAGAACCGGAACGCGTGTCTTCAGGCAACAATCCGCTGGCTCGCCCCACTGGCTGATCACGTCCAGCCGCTGTTCGTTAAACACCAGCACCAAAGGCATATCCAGTTCAGCCAGCTCGATCTGGAGTGTTTTTCCCTGTAAGCGCTGGCGAGCAGACTTCATACTTCGATCACACGAAAAACCACGATCGCAAGAAACCGTATCGTGAAAAAGAAGCTGATTCAGCGCGGTTTCCAGCGTAGCAGTCAGAAAAGACGTTATCAGCATTGGCGTTTCCAATCAGAATTTAAACCCACGATGCAGCGCAACGATTCCACCAGTGAGGTTGAAATAGTTAACACTGTCAAAACCGGCATCGATCATCATCCCTTTCAGCGTTTCCTGATCGGGGTGCATGCGGATAGATTCCGCCAGATAGCGGTAGCTCCCGGCATCACTCGCCACGGCTTCGCCAATCCTCGGCAGGATATGAAATGAATACGCATCGTAAACGGTGCTCAGCTGTTTAATGATCGGCTTGGAAAACTCCAGCACCAGCAAGCGACCACCCGGCTTCAGCACGCGGTACATTGAGCGCAGCGCTTTGTTTTTGTCCGTCACGTTGCGCAGACCAAAGGAGATAGTAATGCAGTCGAAGAAGTCATCAGGGAACGGCAGCGCTTCAGCATTGGCCTGCACGTAGTTGATGTTGTCGATAATGCCTTTGTTACGCAGTTTTTCGCGGCCCACTTTCAGCATGGATGCATTGATGTCCGCCAGAATGACTTCACCACCTTCGCCAACCATGCGGGAGAATTTAGCGGTTAAATCCCCTGTGCCTCCGGCAAGATCCAGAACTCGCTGGTTACGTCTTACTCCACTACATTCGATAGTGAAACGCTTCCAGACACGGTGGATACCAAAGGACATCAGGTCATTCATCAAGTCATACTTTGCTGCTACAGAATGAAAAACCTCAGCCACCATGACTTCTTTTTCATCTCTGGCGACAGTCCGAAAACCAAAGTCGGCCGTTTTCTCCTGCTCACTTGCCATCTTATCCGCCTACTATTTCAGTCAAATTTCGGGTCTACCCATTAATGGTGAGAGTGTACCAGACCCGTATAAAAACCCCACTGCACTAATTTCGCATAGCATGGAGCCCAAGCCCACGAAATTCATACCTATTTAGTACGAATCAGTACGGGTAGCGAAAGGGGTTTACCCTTCTTCGCCCTCCGTTTTCACGGTTGGCGAAACAGCGTCGGGTGCTACGGAATCCGGTAATTCATCGCGTTCAGCGTGCTCATGGGCCGTTGCTTTTTCTGCTAATGACGGGCTGATTGTGCGTTTGATTTCTACACCCAGCGCACGGAACCCCTCAGCCTGGCCAATAAGGTTACCACGCCCAGAGGAAAGTTTATTCATCGCCTGACGATAAGTGCCCTGCGCTTTATCCAGACTCAGCCCCAGCGCTTCCATATCATCGACAAACAATCGCAGTTTATCGTACAGCCGCGAGGCTTTCTCGGCGATCTGCTGTGCGTTGCGGCTCTGTTGTTCATAGCGCCATAAATTGTTGATGGTGCGTAATGCCACCAGCAGCGTGGTCGGGCTGACCAGCATAATATTGTGCTTTAGCGCCTCGTTGATCAATTCGGGCTGGCGATCGATAGCAACCAGAAAAGCAGGCTCGACCGGAATAAACATCAGCACGTAGTCTAGCGAACGTAGGCCGGGAAGCTGCTGATAATCTTTGCTGCTCAACTGCCGAATATGGCTGCGAACCGAGAGCAAATGCTCGTTCAACGCCACACTACGCTCTGCGTCATCGTCACTATTGAAATAGCGCTCGTAGGCCACCAGCGACATCTTGGCATCGATCACGACATCTTTGCCCTGCGGTAAGCGCACGATGACATCCGGTTGCAGGCGGCTATTTGCCCCCGTCTGCACGCTGACCTGTGTTTGGTACTCATATCCTTCACGCAGGCCGGAGGCTTCCAGCACGCGGCTTAACACCACTTCGCCCCAATTGCCCTGCGTTTTATTATCGCCCTTCAGTGCTTTCGTCAGGTTGATGGCCTCGTGTGCCATCTGCGCGTTCAGCTGTTGCAGATTGCGGATTTCATGCGCCAACGTGTGACGCTCGCGCGCTTCCGCGCCAAAGCTGTCCTGCACCTGACGGCGAAAGCCATCAAGCTGCTCACGCAGCGGCATCAGCAGCTTATCCAGACTCTGTTTATTTTGTTCATCCACTTTGCGGCCACTGTGTTCAAAAATCCGGTTCGCCAGATTCTCAAACTGCGTCGTCAACCGCTGTTCGCTGTTTGACAGCAGCCGCTGCTTCTCTTCTGCCGCCATACGGGTTTCTTCCAGCCGAATGGTAACTTCCCGCAGCTCCGCTTCCTGCGCGCTGTTGATTTCACGTAGCGTTCGCAGTTCCTGATTGAGCTGCACGCACTCCGCGCGAAGTTCATTAAGCTGTTGCAGCTTTTCATGGCTGGCAGAGAGCTGAGCGTGAACCGTGCGCAGCTCCAGCTCGTTTTGCCGTAGCCGCTGTTCGTCCTGCTGCTTTGCCTGCTGCTGTTCACTGAGCGACTGCTGAGTCTGCTGCAATGTCTGCGCCAGCAATTGCTGTTCGGTGTCATGCCGCGACAGCTTCTGCTGATGAATCAGGCTGGCAATTAACCACCCGACCAACAGACCCACTGCACTGCCGCCCAGACCATAAAATATGCTGATATCCACTTTGCCTCCGCAGGCCTTTCACGCTGTCGGTCAAGGTAAAATGATACTGTATGGATGTCCAGAAACAATTCTGGTGGGGAAGACGCTGAGCAGAGAAATGCGAGCCGCATTCCATATGAAAATGGATAGATGATAATTTGCAGAAGAATCAGATCGGTAACGTTGGGGGAACGGAAGGTACAGCTTCAATCTATTCCAGTAGGCGTTATTGGTGCAGCCAGTTTGGACTCGGACAGCGCACAGAAACCGGAGCGTACACGTAGTACGTGAGGATTTCGAGCACTGCCCAGGTTCAAACTGGCAAATAAAATAGCCTAATGGATAGATTCTTAGGCTAAGCGCTGCTTCGCATCACTGATCGCTTTAGCGACCTGCTGCGGTGACACGCCACCTTGTGCAGCACGCTTATCCAAGCAGGATTGTAACGCCAGAATCGGGTACACATCCTCGCCAATCACGGCGCTGAATTTTTGCAGATCGGCCAGCGGCAACGCTTCCAATGCTTTGCCCTGACGAATGGCTTCAACCACCGCTTCACCTACGATATGGTGCGCTTCACGGAACGGAACGCCTTTCGCGACCAGATAATCCGCCAGCTCTGTCGAGTTCGCGTAGCCTTGCTCGGCCGCTTCTTTACAGCGCGGACGTTTAACCTGAATGCCTTCCAGCACCAGGCCCGCCATCATCAGGCAGTCATGCCAGGTATCCAGCGCGTCAAACAGCCCTTCTTTGTCTTCCTGCATGTCTTTGTTATACGCCAGCGGCAAACCCTTAAGCGTCATCATCATGCCGGTCAACGCGCCCTGTACACGACCGCATTTACCGCGAATCAGCTCCAGCGCATCCGGGTTTTTCTTCTGCGGCATCAGGGAAGAACCGGATGTCACACGGTCAGACAGCTCAACGAACGCCGCTTCACCGCTGTTGAAGAAGATAAGATCTTCGGCAAAACGCGACAGGTGGATCATGCCGATCGAGGCATCGGACAACAGTTCCAACACATGATCGCGATCGGAAACCGTATCCAGACTGTTACGCGTGGCTGAGGCAAATCCCAGCCAGCCCGCCAGTTGCTCACGGTCGATCGGATAAGCCGTTCCCGCCAGCGCGCCACAGCCCAGCGGGCTGACATCCAGACGCTTCAGCGTATCTTCCAGACGGCTTTCATCACGCGCCAGCATTTCATGGTAAGCCAAGCACCAGTGTGCAAACGTCACCGGCTGCGCACGCTGCAAGTGGGTGTAACCCGGCATCACCGCATCCTGATTCGCTTCCGCCGTCGTGACCAGCGCCTGACGCAGCTGGCGTACCGACAGCAGCAGTTCTGCAATCTGCGCCTTGCACCACAGTTTCAGGTCAGTCGCGACCTGATCGTTACGGCTACGACCGGTATGCAGCTTTTTACCTAAATCGCCGACTTTCTCAATCAGACGTAGTTCAACCCAGCTATGAATGTCTTCTGCATCGCTTTGCAGGATCATCTCAGGATCAGCTTGAACCTCAACCAGCAGCGCATTCAGCGCCTGTTCCAGCTGCTGCTGCTCCTGCTCGCTAAGCACGTTGACCGTCACCAGCGCTTTCGACCAGCCAATCGAGCCAACGATGTCCTGTTCCGCCAGACGGTAATCAAACCGCAGTGAGTCATTAAATTGTTTAAAACGCTGATCTGCTGCCTGACTAAACCGACCGCCCCACAAAGCCATAACGATTACTCCCAGAATTTAATTCATGTTGGTATCGCATCATGCCATACCCAGAAACGACTTACGCCAGAATACGTGTACCAATCGCCACGCCGTTGAACAGCGCAGGTAGCTGCTCGGCATGACGCCAGCTGGCGATATCAACCGGACGCCCCAGCGCACGCGCGGCATCCAGCGCGGCGTTGACCTTAACAATCATGCCGTCGGTGATGATGCCCTGAGCAATCAGCTGCTCGGCTTTCTCTGCCGTCATTTCGGCAATACGCTGGCCTTTACCGTCCAGAATGCCGCTCACGTCAGACAGCAGGATTAAATCCGCGCCCAGCGTTTGCGCCAGTGCCGTCGCCGCCTGATCGGCGTTGACGTTCATCAGGTCGCCCTGCGCCGTAATACCAATGGAGCTGACGACAGGCAGATAGCCCGCAGACAGCAGCGTGTTCAGCAACGCAGGCGATCCTGCTTCCGCTTTACCCACAAAGCCCAGAGACTCATCGAGCTGCGTGACCGTCGTGCTGCCGCCATCGCCCAGACACAGGCCGACTGCGTTGATATCATGCTTCTTCGCCCATGACAGCAGCGTCTTGTTGGCGGAACCCGCCAGCGCACCAGTGATGATGTCGATCTGATCGGCAGGCGTGACGCGCAGGCCGTTTTTCTTCACGACAGGCAGCGCCAGCTTCTTCATCAGCTCATCAACCAGACAGCCGCCGCCGTGCACAATCACCAGCGGACGCTGATGTTCCTGACGGTAAGCCACCAGCGCGGTGAACAGACGCTCCAGTGCTTCTTCGCTATCCAGTAAAACGCCACCTAGTTTGATAATTAACGGATTCATTATGCTTCGCGCCTCGAAATGTCGGGACCAGTAGTCATTAAATTAACGATTGGGTTTCAGGGAAACCAAAACGAATGTTCATGCATTGCACAGCCTGTGCCGCCGCGCCTTTCAGCAGGTTATCTTCGGTTGCCACCACGATCAGGTGCTCGCCATCGACGGAGAAACCGATATCGCAGAACGGCAGGCCGACAACGGATTTCAGCGCCGGAACGCCCTTATCATACAGGCGAACCAATGGCTTATCGTGATAGGCATTGTGATAGGCTTCGGCGACATCCTGCTGCGTGACGCCCGGTTGCAGGCGGCAAGTGATGGTTTCCAGAATACCGCGAGCGAAGTTGCCTAAATGCGGCGTGAAGATGACCGGCGTGCCGAGGTGCGTTGAAATTTCAGGTTCATGACGATGGTTGAAAATACCGTACGGTTGAAAGCTGACTTCGCAGAAGCTATTGGTCATAGACGCTTTACGTCCTGCCCCACTCACGCCGCTCACGGCGTTAATCACCGGCCACTGCGCCGGGTTCAGCAGTTGGGCATCCAGCAGCGGTTTAAGTGCCAGTTGCGCAGCCGTTGGATAACAGCCTGGCACGGCAATCAGCTGCGCCTGTTTTACGCTTTCAGCACGCCATTCGGCCAGCCCGTAAACCGCTTTTGCCAGCCAGTCAGGGTGCTGATGCTCAAAGCCATAATAGCGACGATAAAATTCGGCATCCTGTACGCGGAACGCGCCGGACAGATCAAAAACGGTGCAGCCTGCCGCCAGAAAAACAGGGGCCAGATCGTGGCTAACTTTGTGGTCGGTCGCCAGAAAAACGACATCCACGCCTTTCGCCGCTTCTTCCGCATCGGTCAGCGGTTTTACCGGAACATCGATGATACCTTTGAGCTGCGGATGTAAATCAGAAATCAATTTTCCTGCATCGACACTTTGCGCAGAAACCATCAAAGCGGTTATGTTCATCTGTGGGTGACGGTTCAGGTAGAGCGCAAGCTCAGCGCCGGTATAACCACTTGCACCAACAATCAGCGTATTCAGCATGGGATCCGTATACCTTCTTACTTATCTATGGAACAG
It encodes:
- the ubiB gene encoding ubiquinone biosynthesis regulatory protein kinase UbiB produces the protein MTPSELRRLYSIVRVLLSYGLDELIPKMRLTLPLRAGRRLLFWLPNRHRTKPLGERLRLALQELGPVWIKFGQMMSTRRDLFPPAIADQLAMLQDKVEPFDGKLAREQIELSMGGIPLEEWFDDFDIKPLASASIAQVHTACLKSTGKEIVIKVIRPDILPVIKADMRLMKRLAGWLPHLLPDGRRLRPREVVLEYEKTLLDELNLLREAANAIQLRRNFENSPMLYVPEVYSDYCSESMLVMERIYGIPVSDVDALTANGTDMKLLAERGVQVFFTQVFRDSFFHADMHPGNIFISYEHPEDPQYIGIDCGIVGSLNKEDKRYLAENFIAFFNRDYRKVAELHVDSGWVPADTNVADFEFAIRTVCEPIFEKPLAEISFGHVLLNLFNTARRFNMEVQPQLVLLQKTLLYVEGVGRQLYPQLDLWKTAKPFLENWLKQQVGLPAVFRALKEKAPFWAEKLPEVPELFYDGLRQHKMLKQSVDKLAYELKTQQSRQGQSRYLLGIGATLLISGTLLLISRVEADMVPSGLMAAGIVAWIIGWRRTR
- the ubiJ gene encoding ubiquinone biosynthesis protein UbiJ, producing the protein MLITSFLTATLETALNQLLFHDTVSCDRGFSCDRSMKSARQRLQGKTLQIELAELDMPLVLVFNEQRLDVISQWGEPADCCLKTRVPVLMKLRDRQQLSSLMRSGELVIEGDIQVVQQFIVLVDLAEFDPAEWLSPYLGDIVAQGLTQTAQKTLSFLRRSLHQQQHFLSETLTEEWRLAPGKLENAWFHEEIVALDKSADTLSERLAKLEALR
- the ubiE gene encoding bifunctional demethylmenaquinone methyltransferase/2-methoxy-6-polyprenyl-1,4-benzoquinol methylase UbiE, encoding MASEQEKTADFGFRTVARDEKEVMVAEVFHSVAAKYDLMNDLMSFGIHRVWKRFTIECSGVRRNQRVLDLAGGTGDLTAKFSRMVGEGGEVILADINASMLKVGREKLRNKGIIDNINYVQANAEALPFPDDFFDCITISFGLRNVTDKNKALRSMYRVLKPGGRLLVLEFSKPIIKQLSTVYDAYSFHILPRIGEAVASDAGSYRYLAESIRMHPDQETLKGMMIDAGFDSVNYFNLTGGIVALHRGFKF
- the rmuC gene encoding DNA recombination protein RmuC, whose translation is MDISIFYGLGGSAVGLLVGWLIASLIHQQKLSRHDTEQQLLAQTLQQTQQSLSEQQQAKQQDEQRLRQNELELRTVHAQLSASHEKLQQLNELRAECVQLNQELRTLREINSAQEAELREVTIRLEETRMAAEEKQRLLSNSEQRLTTQFENLANRIFEHSGRKVDEQNKQSLDKLLMPLREQLDGFRRQVQDSFGAEARERHTLAHEIRNLQQLNAQMAHEAINLTKALKGDNKTQGNWGEVVLSRVLEASGLREGYEYQTQVSVQTGANSRLQPDVIVRLPQGKDVVIDAKMSLVAYERYFNSDDDAERSVALNEHLLSVRSHIRQLSSKDYQQLPGLRSLDYVLMFIPVEPAFLVAIDRQPELINEALKHNIMLVSPTTLLVALRTINNLWRYEQQSRNAQQIAEKASRLYDKLRLFVDDMEALGLSLDKAQGTYRQAMNKLSSGRGNLIGQAEGFRALGVEIKRTISPSLAEKATAHEHAERDELPDSVAPDAVSPTVKTEGEEG
- the argH gene encoding argininosuccinate lyase; the protein is MALWGGRFSQAADQRFKQFNDSLRFDYRLAEQDIVGSIGWSKALVTVNVLSEQEQQQLEQALNALLVEVQADPEMILQSDAEDIHSWVELRLIEKVGDLGKKLHTGRSRNDQVATDLKLWCKAQIAELLLSVRQLRQALVTTAEANQDAVMPGYTHLQRAQPVTFAHWCLAYHEMLARDESRLEDTLKRLDVSPLGCGALAGTAYPIDREQLAGWLGFASATRNSLDTVSDRDHVLELLSDASIGMIHLSRFAEDLIFFNSGEAAFVELSDRVTSGSSLMPQKKNPDALELIRGKCGRVQGALTGMMMTLKGLPLAYNKDMQEDKEGLFDALDTWHDCLMMAGLVLEGIQVKRPRCKEAAEQGYANSTELADYLVAKGVPFREAHHIVGEAVVEAIRQGKALEALPLADLQKFSAVIGEDVYPILALQSCLDKRAAQGGVSPQQVAKAISDAKQRLA
- the argB gene encoding acetylglutamate kinase; translation: MNPLIIKLGGVLLDSEEALERLFTALVAYRQEHQRPLVIVHGGGCLVDELMKKLALPVVKKNGLRVTPADQIDIITGALAGSANKTLLSWAKKHDINAVGLCLGDGGSTTVTQLDESLGFVGKAEAGSPALLNTLLSAGYLPVVSSIGITAQGDLMNVNADQAATALAQTLGADLILLSDVSGILDGKGQRIAEMTAEKAEQLIAQGIITDGMIVKVNAALDAARALGRPVDIASWRHAEQLPALFNGVAIGTRILA
- the argC gene encoding N-acetyl-gamma-glutamyl-phosphate reductase; translated protein: MLNTLIVGASGYTGAELALYLNRHPQMNITALMVSAQSVDAGKLISDLHPQLKGIIDVPVKPLTDAEEAAKGVDVVFLATDHKVSHDLAPVFLAAGCTVFDLSGAFRVQDAEFYRRYYGFEHQHPDWLAKAVYGLAEWRAESVKQAQLIAVPGCYPTAAQLALKPLLDAQLLNPAQWPVINAVSGVSGAGRKASMTNSFCEVSFQPYGIFNHRHEPEISTHLGTPVIFTPHLGNFARGILETITCRLQPGVTQQDVAEAYHNAYHDKPLVRLYDKGVPALKSVVGLPFCDIGFSVDGEHLIVVATEDNLLKGAAAQAVQCMNIRFGFPETQSLI